A genomic window from Populus alba chromosome 19, ASM523922v2, whole genome shotgun sequence includes:
- the LOC118029146 gene encoding uncharacterized protein, whose amino-acid sequence MAGNLGKEDSSSVQGVQDPSIIGGSKMAGNLGKEDPSSVQDVQDQSVTGSGHKRPRAGKKSAAERSKDQREKKKVEDEKLKAKTDELEKSNSHLEGQAFQLRLDLKETREENINLKIVEKSQSDSILELGKVGFSLHTL is encoded by the exons ATGGCGGGGAATTTAGGGAAGGAGGATTCCAGTTCGGTTCAGGGTGTTCAAGATCCAAGTATCATCG GAGGTTCGAAGATGGCAGGGAATTTGGGGAAGGAGGATCCCAGTTCGGTTCAGGATGTTCAAGATCAAAGTGTCACCG GCTCTGGTCATAAGCGGCCCCGAGCTGGGAAGAAAAGCGCAGCGGAGAGAAGCAAAGATCAACGTGAGAAAAAGAAG GTAGAGGATGAAAAATTGAAGGCAAAGACGGACGAACTTGAGAAAAGCAATTCCCACCTTGAAGGACAAGCATTTCAGCTGAGATTGGATCTGAAGGAAACTAGAGAAGAAAATATCAACCTGAAGATCGTGGAAAAGAGTCAAAGTGATTCTATACTTGAATTAGGGAAGGTGGGATTTTCTCTTCATACACTATAG
- the LOC118029142 gene encoding uncharacterized protein yields MDLKETKEEEEVEKLKAEIEKLKAEMEKLKESKFHADGQAFQSRMDLKETREENSNLKIVQKSQSDSILELEMVLTASGKEKMNALKEEHAQEIHALKEEQEHAQEIHALKEEHERQMRVCTSGLIDVGNWHTENAGEMNNPMETPATAQATTYFFNADHFASQLA; encoded by the exons ATGGATCTGAAGGAaactaaagaagaagaagaggtggAAAAATTGAAGGCAGAGATTGAAAAATTGAAGGCAGAGATGGAAAAACTTAAGGAAAGCAAATTCCACGCTGATGGACAAGCATTTCAGTCGAGAATGGATCTGAAGGAAACTAGAGAAGAAAATAGCAACCTGAAGATCGTGCAAAAGAGTCAAAGTGATTCTATACTTGAACTAGAGATGGTg TTGACTGCCTCAGGTAAGGAAAAGATGAATGCCTTAAAAGAGGAACATGCACAGGAGATTCATGCCTTGAAAGAGGAAC AGGAACATGCACAGGAGATTCATGCCTTGAAAGAGGAACATGAACGGCAGATGCGGGTGTGCACCTCGGGGCTCATAGACGTGGGAAATTGGCATACTGAGAACGCCGGAGAGATG AACAACCCCATGGAGACACCTGCCACTGCTCAGGCCACCACCTACTTCTTCAACGCTGACCACTTCGCATCCCAATTGGCCTAA
- the LOC118029144 gene encoding uncharacterized protein gives MAGNLVKGDSSSVQDLQDASITGSGHKRRRGSAQPSSSRAGKKSKRDIDRDHRVKKKKEVEKLKAEVKELEKSKCNLEGQASILEKLLNVRIEENTKQKIELQRQSDSILELEKKLIALGEHHQQEIQALKELCWCRSIDMGTPEMNNPM, from the exons ATGGCAGGGAATTTGGTAAAGGGGGATTCCAGTTCGGTTCAGGATCTTCAAGATGCAAGTATCACCG GCTCTGGTCATAAGCGGCGCCGAGGTTCTGCTCAACCATCATCATCTAGAGCTGGGAAGAAATCCAAACGGGATATCGACAGAGATCACCGTGTGAAAAAGAAG AAAGAGGTGGAAAAATTGAAGGCAGAGGTGAAAGAACTTGAGAAAAGCAAATGCAACCTTGAAGGACAAGCATCTATTTTGGAAAAGCTTCTGAACGTACGTATAGAAGAAAATACCAAACAGAAGATCGAGCTACAGCGTCAAAGTGATTCTATACTTGAACTAGAGAAG AAGCTGATTGCCTTAGGTGAGCATCATCAACAAGAGATTCAAGCCTTGAAAGAGCTGTGCTGGTGCAGATCCATAGACATGGGAACGCCGGAGATG AACAACCCCATGTAG